In the genome of Photobacterium sp. TLY01, one region contains:
- the aceB gene encoding malate synthase A, producing MENHHQFGQLTLVAPLSESQRDILSDDAMAFVEQLVSRFASRVPELLAAREVRQQSVDAGQLPDFLPETREIREGDWTIQNIPSDLQDRRVEITGPVDRKMVINALNANVKVFMADFEDSFAPAWSAVIDGQRNLRDAVNRTITYTQPETGKVYALKEDPAVLICRVRGLHLPEKHLLWNGQPIPGALLDFGLYFYHNHKQLLENGSGPYFYVPKLQAYQEAAWWSDVFSFAEDQAGLPRGTIKATVLIETLPAVFEMHEILFSLKEHIVGLNCGRWDYIFSYIKTLRNHPDRILPDRQVVTMEKPFLNAYSRLLVRTCHRRGAFAMGGMAAFIPSKDAERNAWVLDKIQTDKALEANNGHDGTWVAHPGLADTARAVFDQCLGARSNQLDVTRDSDAPITAAELLAPCDGERTEEGMRHNIRVAVQYIEAWISGNGCVPIYGMMEDAATAEISRASIWQWIKHGKTLSNGQVVTKALFEQLLDEEMQVLAQEVGTERFSQGQFQEAAAMMARLTTSDELVTFLTLPGYEYLE from the coding sequence ATGGAAAATCACCACCAGTTTGGTCAGCTGACCTTGGTCGCACCGCTTTCAGAATCACAGCGAGACATCCTGAGTGATGACGCGATGGCTTTTGTGGAGCAACTGGTCAGTCGATTTGCTTCCCGGGTGCCGGAGCTGCTGGCAGCGCGTGAAGTGCGTCAGCAGTCTGTGGATGCCGGGCAGTTACCTGATTTCCTGCCTGAGACCCGGGAAATCCGTGAAGGTGACTGGACCATTCAGAACATTCCGTCTGATCTGCAGGATCGTCGTGTGGAAATCACAGGTCCTGTTGATCGCAAAATGGTGATTAACGCCCTGAATGCCAATGTCAAAGTCTTCATGGCAGATTTTGAAGACTCTTTTGCGCCAGCCTGGAGCGCAGTGATTGACGGCCAGCGCAACCTGCGTGATGCAGTCAACCGTACGATTACTTACACCCAGCCTGAAACCGGGAAAGTGTATGCATTGAAAGAGGATCCCGCGGTACTGATTTGTCGCGTTCGCGGTTTGCATCTGCCGGAAAAACACCTTTTATGGAACGGCCAGCCGATTCCGGGCGCCTTGCTGGATTTTGGCCTGTATTTCTATCACAACCACAAACAATTGCTGGAAAACGGTAGCGGGCCTTACTTCTATGTTCCCAAGCTGCAGGCTTATCAGGAAGCGGCCTGGTGGAGCGATGTATTCAGCTTTGCCGAAGATCAGGCAGGCCTGCCGCGCGGTACCATCAAAGCCACTGTGCTGATTGAAACCCTGCCGGCGGTATTTGAGATGCATGAAATTCTGTTCAGCCTGAAAGAGCACATTGTGGGCCTGAACTGTGGCCGATGGGATTACATTTTCAGCTATATCAAGACATTGCGGAACCATCCGGATCGGATCCTGCCGGATCGTCAGGTGGTGACCATGGAAAAACCTTTCCTCAACGCTTACTCGCGCTTGCTGGTCAGAACCTGTCACCGTCGCGGCGCGTTTGCGATGGGCGGTATGGCAGCCTTTATTCCTTCCAAGGATGCCGAGCGGAATGCCTGGGTACTGGACAAGATCCAGACTGATAAAGCGCTGGAGGCCAACAACGGCCATGACGGCACCTGGGTCGCCCATCCGGGACTGGCTGACACCGCCCGCGCTGTGTTTGATCAGTGTCTCGGCGCCCGTTCCAACCAGCTGGATGTCACCCGTGACAGCGATGCGCCCATCACGGCAGCTGAACTGCTGGCACCCTGCGACGGCGAACGGACAGAAGAAGGCATGCGCCATAACATTCGCGTTGCTGTGCAGTACATCGAAGCCTGGATCTCAGGCAACGGCTGTGTGCCGATTTACGGCATGATGGAAGATGCTGCCACCGCTGAAATTTCGCGTGCGTCCATCTGGCAGTGGATCAAGCACGGCAAAACGCTCAGTAACGGTCAGGTTGTCACTAAAGCGCTGTTTGAACAGTTGCTGGATGAAGAAATGCAAGTCCTGGCGCAGGAAGTCGGTACTGAGCGCTTCAGCCAAGGACAATTTCAGGAAGCGGCTGCCATGATGGCGCGCCTGACCACCAGTGATGAGCTGGTCACCTTCCTGACACTGCCTGGCTACGAATACCTGGAATAA